TTTGTCGGTCTTATCAACAATTTTAGTTttgtgttgttttttttttggatgtaGTTTAGAATTGGACcggttatttttttcttagttacgTAGACAGAACTAGTGGGATCGATTACAGGAATTAGTtcactattttcattttgtttgtctagaattttctgtcgtttttctttttgcttATTATAAAGGGTTGGAGTTCGTCTTTATGTCTTTGGTTGTATGTTTCGTATAGCGGGacatcaaaatcgaaatatatttcttcGGCATAGGGGCCACAGAGAATTGAAAAAGGTAAGAAGTTAGTGGATTGActgattataaattaaaattgcatGTGTGAAAATATCATCTAATGGATCATCTGGACTTTGGTCTCATAATGTTCCAAGTTTTTCTATAAGGGTGGAATGGAATCGTTCAACATGGGAATTAGAAGATCAGTTATTGACCGTTGtgaaatgtatttcaattttgtggAGTTTCATGAATTCTTTAATTACAGCAGAATTAAATTCAATGCCATTATCGCAAACAATTGATACGGAAGTTTTATCGGAGATTTTATAGCATTGAGCATATTGCTAAATGAATCTACCAATGCCAATGGCAATATTGGAAGCGTCGTTTGTCAAAACAAAAGGTTTTGAAAAATCTGGGTACTGCACAACTGGAGCATTGCATAAGAGTTGTTTGCACTTTTCAAAGCATTCTTTGTAATTAACATTCGTTGGGTCTATGATAATTCCTTTACAAGTGCATCGAGAAAAGGGTGATGTTATTCTTGCGAAATTTGGcatgaattttttgtaatatccaATGAGTCCTAAGAATGATCTGACTTCTTTCACAGTCTTTGGAATAGGGAAGTTTTTTAATGGCCTCTATTTACTAGATTTGGGCTTAATGCCTTCAGGAGTCACAATGCAACCAAGGAAAGCGACTTCTTTCGTCAGAAATTCAGATTTGTCcaattgaattttctaatttGCCTTTCGGAATGTTTCAAAGATTGCAGCAATGTGAATCAAGTGTTCTTGAAGGGACTTGAAGAAAATGATGACGTCGTCCATATAGACGAACAACATTTGTGGAGAAAAGGTCGGAGAATGTTATCCATCAATTTCTCGAGAGTGAAAGGTCCGTTTTTAAGACCAAATGGCATTCGTAAAAACTCGTAGTTACCCTGGGGTAAAAAGCTGTtcgacgcatagagaagactccgacttcatcttggagaaaacaagaatttattgactggttaaccaccaaaagtattgaatttgaagataatttgataaaaaaagaactattagctttatcaaatttacacaaacatcgttttatgaaatacgccgtggaagatatagcagaaaaacagTGTAACTGTGCTGTGCAaccgccatatcattgcgaactaaatcctatagaacttatatgggcgcaagtgaaaggatttgtagcaacACAACAcgatattcaaaattaaagacattaagctactgtttgatcaagccattaaggcACCAGATAATAGTATGTCGAAGTCTTTACTCTAATGGGCAATTCTAGCGTCGATGAGTTCTAAAATTCTTTGAGCAAAGGTGTTTTAATATTGGAGTTATACTTCCGTGTTATTTTCATGGACGTAAATGTGAAGGgcttattataaatatgatttgAGTTAAAAAAGTAGAAGCTTTAGGAGATGTGATTGTATCTGATCCTCCTgtttcaattaaaacttttagCTTTGATTTTGGCATAATAAAGTATGGTAGTTTAGGGCCGTTACggatattgttaaaatttattgaattggtATTTCGtgagtgagttttcattttgatgagaatcaacattaaaattaaaaatttttctcgtGGAAGTACTCATTGGTTGGTTTCTAGTAGAAATAGTTTGTACACCACTCATTGGTTGTGGGACaagttaaaaaatttctttggtgTTGTGGAGCAACGGGGTTTGGATTATTTCCAGAAGAATTGCTGGTAGACGAATTATGTATATGTATGTTTATTACCAAAAGTATTATTAGGCTGATACCTATTAAAACTTTGGTTATTTCTAGAGGGGTggttattttgaattctattcaTTGGAGGAATAGGGAGATTTGAAAAAGAGCTATTTCGTGGGGGGCTAAGTGATTCAACATCAGGTCTGGTTTATATGATACATCTCCAAGAGttttcttttgttataatttttttgaatgtctagaatatttacgttttcaaaatctatacagagtatatatatatatatatatatatatatatatatatatatatatatatatatatacattataaactagttttcttcaaccatttgatacatttatttttataataaaaactgaaatacatTTTGTCAAAACATAACATCAATATAAGTCATAGATCACACAATACATTATCACCTCTATTCActacactaaaaaacaaaattaaagacactaagaaatcaaatattatatattccataCCATGTCTGAATTgtcctaaaaattatatacgaaTAACTGCACAATacttgaagaaaattaaatgttcacAAATATATCAACTAGAATTTTGTTCTAACATgaggaattaattttttcctagtccttacatctcaaatatatattagtagtcaattaaattatttgtagttttattagaatttacaaaatagagatagaagaatagaaatatatatatatatatatatatatatatatatatatatatatatatatatgtaacgAGGTCTTTTCTTTTTGGAAACGtagcaatgaaacaccaaagtagactaattttaatatattttccgagttctcgaatacttatgtattcaacCTTTTTTAGCTTGTAGACGcaataaattttacaatgaaagaATGTCTAGGATATACTTCTATGAATTCTCAGTCAGATAAATCAGTTGTTATTAGTAGGCATAATAGCAATCTCAAAATAAGTGAATACGAACTTGCTGATTTAAAAAtaggatttaaaatttttttgaatactgACAATCAAACATTACTTTCAGAAGCTATTGGGAAAGGTGAGTGcatatttacaattaaataaaacatttgtttgctatttatgaacaaaattattttgattttttatatgaaaacatttttcccGTATCTAATTCTCATATTCCTTAGttaatctatttatattatCGTTGTAATTATATGAGTAAAAATacaactaaaaattataaaatactgtagattaaaataaaaaatgtgatatcCACAATTTTAGCTTTGACCCTTTTAAAAGTGGATGCGATAAATGATGCAATAGTAACTTTAAAACAAAAGTCGTCAGAGGATGAAAAAGATgatctacaaaaaataaaatcaatgtgGAAAGTTTTAGAAGATTTAGTTGAGGTgggaaaaattaaacaaattggAGTCGCTGATGTGGAAGAGAGAACATTTAAAGCACTTCATGAATGGGCTAAAGTTAAACCCAGTATTATCCAAGTAAATTTAGCCACCTGTTGTATAGTACCACCAACATTACAAGCTTTTTGTAAagaaaatgacattaaattatTAACACATAGTGATGCGGCAGGTAAgtcattaatattttattaattcttctaAATCTGCATTCCGAAGTGAGATAAATACAGAACTGCtacaattattgtaaatagtCGGTAAATTTGTTTTTGCTATTGAAAAGTGTGAAAAAAGAAGTTCTCTTTTGATAAATCAACTATTAGAAGCTAACTTTTACtactttgaaaattaaaatgtgtgaattttttcttacatttgtttttattttagatatgtTACCAGCAGAgtcaatacaaaatttatttggtaaacCTTTGTTGTTGCAGTGGGCTTTACGATTTTCAATACATGTGAAATGTAGAGGTGTACTTACAACCAAGggatatttattgaattttataaaacaatagtaTCTAAATGATGATAGTATTGATTAGTCAAGTTATTGTGTTATATTAgataattgttattttgttaatattgtaaGCTGTAAGTGGTTTAtattatgagaaatgatatatTATGTATCAATTTGATTGTTGTAATTGTTATTTGCGAACTATATTTATTCAGTATTTAATAGAGTGAAAGTTTAGTAGTAAGGTTATAAAAACATTATGCAGGTTTGTATAATTTCAGcttaattgaaaaattgcttGAACAAtactgaataaatatttcaaataatatatttcagtagatttttttataaggtGGAAGTTTcataagaaaattgtatttcaaacataaaaactGGTTTTTATCTAATGGGATAATGGGGATAGGCTCCTAAAATCATGATATTAACTATTTTTGATGTTAACTAATGATATATGAGATTGTGAACCTATATTATTTATACTGAAACCAATCGTGTGTAGTCTCGTTGACCTTTTAATGTGTACAAGTTTTTCAACCTGCATGGAAGTTCCTTACATTCGATTACCTAAATCAGAACCAATGTTAATCATAAGAATCACCCTGATGAGTACTAGATGAACATTTACAACATAGTAAATCAgttcaaaataatgattgaGAATAATTTCATGGCTGAAGAGCGTTGTAATATGGATTTTGTCCTAATAAAATGAAATcgtagaaatattaaataattcaaattttcaaatgattgGCAACACATCAGT
The genomic region above belongs to Diorhabda carinulata isolate Delta chromosome 9, icDioCari1.1, whole genome shotgun sequence and contains:
- the LOC130897816 gene encoding glutamate--cysteine ligase regulatory subunit isoform X1, with the translated sequence MPNINLESIHNVIVDTGNILYINDIMKKPNQNTSEELVDAINFTMKECLGYTSMNSQSDKSVVISRHNSNLKISEYELADLKIGFKIFLNTDNQTLLSEAIGKALTLLKVDAINDAIVTLKQKSSEDEKDDLQKIKSMWKVLEDLVEVGKIKQIGVADVEERTFKALHEWAKVKPSIIQVNLATCCIVPPTLQAFCKENDIKLLTHSDAADMLPAESIQNLFGKPLLLQWALRFSIHVKCRGVLTTKGYLLNFIKQ
- the LOC130897816 gene encoding glutamate--cysteine ligase regulatory subunit isoform X2, which codes for MKECLGYTSMNSQSDKSVVISRHNSNLKISEYELADLKIGFKIFLNTDNQTLLSEAIGKALTLLKVDAINDAIVTLKQKSSEDEKDDLQKIKSMWKVLEDLVEVGKIKQIGVADVEERTFKALHEWAKVKPSIIQVNLATCCIVPPTLQAFCKENDIKLLTHSDAADMLPAESIQNLFGKPLLLQWALRFSIHVKCRGVLTTKGYLLNFIKQ